One stretch of Comamonas testosteroni DNA includes these proteins:
- a CDS encoding sn-glycerol-3-phosphate import ATP-binding protein UgpC, whose amino-acid sequence MASISLKNIVKRYGTGKSAVPVIHGINVEIKDGEFIVLVGPSGCGKSTLLRMIAGLEEITDGDLLIGSNKVNDLEPAKRNIAMVFQNYALYPHMSNYENMAYGLKLAKVPEDEIKRRVDKAAKILELSHLLDRKPRQLSGGQRQRVAMGRAIVRQPQVFLFDEPLSNLDAKLRGQTRLEIQKLHAELGITSLFVTHDQVEAMTLAQRMVVMNGGHVEQFGTPEEVYHTPASTFVAGFIGSPPMNLLKHSPNGKPGLILGIRPEHLDLAETGGLEFKVQTVELLGAERLLYGKVGDEDVTVRVEEGKPYPKPGETARISAREDRLHWFNAETGKRV is encoded by the coding sequence ATGGCATCCATCTCCCTGAAGAACATCGTCAAGCGCTACGGCACAGGCAAATCCGCCGTGCCCGTCATTCACGGCATCAATGTCGAAATCAAGGACGGCGAATTCATCGTGCTGGTCGGCCCCTCTGGCTGCGGCAAGTCCACCCTGCTGCGCATGATCGCCGGCCTGGAAGAAATCACCGACGGCGACCTGCTGATCGGCAGCAACAAGGTCAACGACCTGGAGCCCGCCAAGCGCAATATCGCCATGGTGTTCCAGAACTACGCACTCTACCCCCACATGAGCAACTACGAGAACATGGCCTACGGCCTGAAGCTCGCCAAGGTGCCCGAGGACGAGATCAAGCGCCGCGTGGACAAGGCTGCCAAGATTCTGGAGCTGAGTCACCTGCTGGACCGCAAGCCGCGCCAGCTGTCGGGCGGTCAGCGTCAGCGCGTGGCCATGGGCCGCGCCATCGTGCGCCAGCCCCAGGTCTTCCTGTTCGACGAACCCCTGTCCAATCTGGACGCCAAGCTGCGCGGCCAGACCCGCCTGGAAATCCAGAAGCTGCATGCCGAGCTGGGCATCACCAGCCTGTTCGTGACCCATGACCAGGTCGAGGCCATGACCCTGGCCCAGCGCATGGTGGTGATGAACGGCGGCCATGTGGAGCAGTTCGGCACGCCGGAAGAGGTCTACCACACGCCGGCATCCACCTTTGTGGCGGGTTTCATCGGCTCTCCTCCCATGAACCTGCTCAAGCACTCGCCCAACGGCAAGCCCGGCCTGATCCTGGGCATCCGTCCCGAGCATCTCGACCTGGCGGAGACCGGTGGCCTGGAGTTCAAGGTGCAGACCGTGGAACTGCTGGGCGCCGAACGCCTGCTCTACGGTAAGGTGGGCGACGAAGACGTCACCGTGCGCGTGGAAGAAGGCAAGCCCTATCCCAAGCCCGGTGAAACCGCCCGCATCTCGGCACGCGAAGACCGCCTGCACTGGTTCAACGCCGAGACCGGCAAACGCGTATAA